In Synechococcus sp. KORDI-100, a single window of DNA contains:
- the glsA gene encoding glutaminase A, whose translation MGDTAKDFTIQSISKPFAFGLALKLLSSDHMLAKVGVEPSGDAFNAISLHPVTGIPRNPMINAGAIATTALIWAHDPERAESLLLDFLSDMAGTPKRLSVDEDVFRSERDTGHRNRAIGYLLRNSDVITSSPEQALDLYFRECSVSVSCRDLAVMAATLACQGRNPITNVVGLDAMCNTDVLAVMGSCGMYDYTGQWLYNVGMPAKSGVGGGVMAVVPGRLGIAVYSPPLDTYGNSCRGIAVCEELSKRLELHLFDQPNRGGMVIRSSTSGQKRYSRRWRSKVDFDLLKEHGERIKVLQVQGVLDFAAVEELLAHLEGSTTNESFVVLDLAQVLALPEVSVQLLRDALSNLQKQGICCLACRGEHLKNFWPTEESEAAGWFESLDRALETVENRLLEQLHRTQVGERLPHNSITLLADLGEQTRTRLMPLLERRHYNTNDLLCRKGDAGSELFLVETGLISAGIESSTRSKRIRFATFSSGVCIGEIAFLNNLPRTADLVADEDSTCLVLHRDTFEQLQHEEPDVAIDIILALHRDLARKVDRANQQLSLLKQR comes from the coding sequence GTGGGGGATACAGCGAAGGACTTCACGATTCAGTCGATCTCCAAACCATTCGCGTTTGGGCTGGCCCTGAAGCTCCTCTCCTCAGATCACATGCTCGCGAAGGTAGGAGTTGAGCCCTCTGGCGATGCCTTCAACGCCATCAGCCTTCATCCGGTCACAGGAATTCCCCGGAACCCGATGATCAACGCCGGCGCCATTGCCACCACTGCCCTGATCTGGGCCCACGATCCCGAACGAGCGGAATCGCTCTTGCTGGATTTCCTCTCCGATATGGCTGGCACACCCAAACGCCTCTCTGTTGACGAAGACGTGTTCCGCTCCGAGCGGGACACCGGACACCGAAACCGGGCGATCGGATACCTGCTGCGCAACTCTGATGTGATCACATCCTCACCTGAGCAAGCGCTGGATCTGTATTTCCGAGAGTGCTCCGTGTCTGTGAGCTGCCGCGATCTTGCTGTCATGGCGGCCACTCTTGCCTGCCAAGGGCGAAATCCCATCACGAACGTGGTGGGGCTCGATGCCATGTGCAACACCGATGTCCTCGCGGTGATGGGCAGCTGCGGCATGTACGACTACACAGGCCAGTGGCTCTACAACGTGGGCATGCCTGCGAAGAGCGGTGTCGGTGGTGGCGTGATGGCCGTCGTGCCAGGGCGCCTTGGCATCGCTGTGTACTCACCGCCCCTGGATACCTACGGCAACTCCTGCCGGGGCATCGCTGTTTGTGAGGAGCTGTCGAAACGACTCGAGCTGCACCTCTTTGACCAGCCCAATCGTGGAGGAATGGTCATTCGTTCCTCCACCAGTGGCCAAAAGCGCTATTCGCGCCGCTGGCGAAGCAAAGTCGATTTCGATCTCCTGAAAGAACACGGCGAGCGGATCAAGGTGCTGCAGGTGCAAGGGGTTCTTGACTTTGCAGCCGTGGAAGAACTGCTGGCCCACCTCGAAGGCAGCACGACGAATGAGTCGTTCGTCGTGCTCGACCTGGCTCAGGTGTTGGCGTTACCGGAAGTCAGTGTCCAATTGCTTCGCGATGCCCTCAGCAATCTGCAGAAGCAAGGAATTTGTTGCCTGGCATGTCGAGGAGAACACCTCAAAAATTTCTGGCCAACGGAGGAAAGCGAAGCCGCGGGCTGGTTCGAAAGCCTTGATAGGGCACTTGAAACGGTCGAGAACCGCCTCCTGGAGCAGTTGCACCGCACGCAGGTTGGCGAACGACTCCCCCACAACTCCATCACCCTGTTGGCAGACCTCGGCGAGCAAACCAGGACTCGTTTGATGCCGCTGCTGGAGCGACGCCACTACAACACCAACGATCTGCTGTGCCGCAAAGGTGATGCAGGGTCCGAACTCTTTTTGGTGGAGACCGGCCTTATCAGTGCAGGAATCGAGAGTTCGACAAGAAGCAAACGGATCCGCTTCGCCACGTTCAGCTCAGGTGTATGCATCGGTGAAATTGCCTTCCTCAACAACCTGCCCCGCACCGCCGACCTCGTGGCGGATGAGGACAGCACCTGCCTTGTGCTGCACCGCGACACCTTCGAACAGCTTCAGCACGAGGAGCCGGACGTTGCGATCGACATCATCTTGGCCCTCCACCGCGACCTGGCACGCAAGGTGGATCGCGCCAATCAACAGCTCAGCCTTCTAAAGCAGCGATGA
- a CDS encoding glutaminase, with translation MGNRVVNSSAIQQILEDVYARFRDLREGRPADYIPELAKANPDDFGIVIATTDGRL, from the coding sequence ATGGGAAACCGCGTGGTGAACTCCTCGGCAATTCAGCAAATCTTGGAGGATGTTTATGCACGCTTTAGAGATCTTCGCGAAGGTCGGCCAGCTGACTACATCCCTGAGTTAGCCAAGGCCAATCCCGACGATTTCGGCATCGTCATCGCCACCACCGATGGTCGCCTTTAG
- a CDS encoding DUF1651 domain-containing protein, translated as MAGQTSPMPLYRPNPNDQPVSAGGEGWLVNSDQNKVVQFKPDVPTAYTEWVILRTFHWRPPDYPIPQTRRRMLRHNAIEAWETMLKTGWERCSPPVR; from the coding sequence ATGGCTGGCCAGACTTCTCCGATGCCCCTGTACCGCCCCAATCCCAACGATCAACCTGTGAGTGCAGGGGGTGAGGGTTGGCTTGTGAATTCCGATCAGAACAAAGTTGTTCAGTTCAAACCCGACGTCCCAACGGCTTATACGGAGTGGGTGATCTTGCGGACGTTTCACTGGCGACCACCCGACTACCCAATCCCGCAGACGAGGCGGCGGATGCTGCGCCATAACGCCATCGAAGCCTGGGAGACGATGCTCAAGACGGGCTGGGAACGGTGTTCACCACCGGTGCGTTAG